Genomic window (Vigna unguiculata cultivar IT97K-499-35 chromosome 10, ASM411807v1, whole genome shotgun sequence):
tttatttgtgtcTAATCTAAACTTGGTGAAAAGATTCCACCACCACCTTGTGTTAAAAGAAGATCTAAGATTTCTATAAAAGGAGGAGAAGTGATTTGATGAGGAATGAAACCAAGATCCAAAGAGAGGATtcagtttgtttgcttcatctTTTAAATAAGAAAGAGATTTgctaaaaaaaacatgatgaaGGAATATTATTGGACACTattaatgttgttgttgtgttgcTTTGGATTGTTTTCTATAAGTAGGAGTAAGaaatgtagtatattttttgttgatagattgagtgttttataatgtttatgtgttttttacgATTTTAATAATAGATTGTGTTCTAATATAGGTCACTGCATTAAAGTCACAATTGGATGAACAAAATAAACGAAATGAAGAACATGACAAAAGACTTGATGCAATCATGAActtcttttctcaaaattatcaaGGTCAATTGCCTCCTGAGTTGACTATGTTCAATCCTGCACCGGTAATTTTTAAGACTgcataacttcttttatttttcagagttTACATTTGTAATTATGATTCACATTTATATTGTAGGTTTCTGATCAAGGAAGTGTGCCAACTAATACAACAAGTTCTGGACATGAGGAAAATCATATGTGATAgttgaagaatataatataatgtggaaGTTAATTGAATCATTTAATGTTTTGAGAACCATTGCACTACTTCATGATAGTTTTTGCTGACTAATAttgtacttgaatttgaatttgaattcgtaTATTTGTTGTACTTTGATATACATTTAgtcatctataaataatttgtcaatttgatgagtttatatctatttaggtataatttcattaaatatagattaaaaaatagaataaatgtaaataattgtgattgaaaaaatatatatgaatacataaatgataaatgagtaaaaaaatataataataataataatttaaaaatctatgaTACTTTACGGAGGTTTTGAAACCTATAGTATTTTACGGAGGTTTTGAAACCTATAGTATTTTACGGGGGTTTTGAAACCCAGGGTATTTTATGGAGGTTCTGAAACCTATGTTATTTTATGGGGGTTCTAAAACCTAtagtattttatggaggtttcaAAATCCACTATATTTTATGAAGGTTTCAAAATTCATGGTAATTAACCGGGGTTTTAAACCCACAAAACTTAACTGAGGTTTTAAAACCTATGTTAAATACAAAAGGATAAAAAACCTCCGTTATTGATTGGTGCTTCCTGAGGTTCATAAAAACCCCGGCTAATACATTCTCCAGGGATGGTTTATCGGGGAAAATCGAAACCCTGGGTAAAGAACTTAGTAGAGGTTTTAACCCTgggtaatataaaaataaacctccattaaaaatattttttcttgtagtgcaaggaaggaaaatatacaaaatattaggTTGTGAGACAGAAAATAGAATATAAACGATACATAAATgacttacaaatataatttaaccgattcaattaatcaattaaccTATTTATACCAATCAAATCGATCTATATTGTATCATCCCATTTATCAAAAACACTTTATAATGTACACATGTATAAGTACATTTACATTCCTCTTAAAATGGTTCTTCAAAATAGATACTTTTCTTTGTCCATAAGGAATTTAAACATACATACCACAACATGTATACAAAATatccaagaaaagaaaattatgtaacaatatataaaactcTTTCTTTCAATCTCCCCTCAACCACTCACCACGGACTCTCTCCACAATAACATCATAGTTCAGAGACAAGACAACAACACACGTAACTTGAAAAATTCATACATATTTAACATCCATTCAAAGTATACATTTTTGATTCCTTATCTATTCAATAATAGATATCAGTCACAGTAGTTACCAACTAATCGGTTgacagtaattttttttttaaatatttaaattatactttaaatatatCGTTGTTAcaaccaaataaaatatatttacatgaTCAAACACAcaagtaaaatgaaaattagtttaGAGACAccttaaaatttctcaaaacaTTTGAATAACAAGTAATCTACCcttttgaaaaataagaaactAGCATCTAGTAGCATTTGGAGAGTTTAGAAAAGGAAGATCGTTTGTAACCAAGGACAAAGGAATTCACTGTTCACACCTCCATTCAATGCTCCAAAATGTAACATGAAACTGATACATTTCCATTAACATGCATGATTACTCTATCATTCAACTTATTAACAACAactgaaagaaaacaaaagattaTGCTTTAGCTTGTTTCTTTGGCTTCAAGAGATAGAACAGGCCTTCTGTCAAAGCAGCTTTGCAAGTCAATGAAGCTCCCAGCAGGTTCAGTGCCTAATCATCCATAGATAATGAAAATCATTGATTCTCAGATATTTAAGTAcaaaattaagataataataatttagacactaataatcattttttattaatagtgattattttagagATTAATCAtctttagtttataaattaatacaaaaatatgaaaaactcaTTGAAATCACAAGAGTGAAAAGATGAAGTGCTAACTAGGTACCTCTGTCTCCTCAATTCTCAGCTCATGCTGCTCCAAGTCGTCCAATGGAACATTAAGCTTTTGCAGAAAGGAAACACTTGAAGTTCTCACCAATGGTGTGACTTGAAGATCATTCCACACAACAAACAGTGATGGTCTTCTCACAAAGCCCAAAGCAGACTCTTTTGTGCCATCAGAAGATCTTGGATCAAAGTGCTTCATGGCCACTGGATGCTGTATCAGGCTATGATCCTTTGAAATCACTCCATTCCCAGTGCCATAGCATATATGGTTTTTTATCACTCCTGTGCCATACCAGTAGCAGGGAGTGTGTTCTTCACAAAGTTTTGTTGGCTGCTTCTTCAAACCAAATTGAGGAGCCACCCTTAGGTTCAGTAAAGGAGTGGCTGAAGGATTTGTGAGCCATAATGGATTGAGATGCTTCACACTTTTGTGCAAGTTATTGATACTTCCCAGAGAAAAGTTTTCATCCATTAGGTTTAGAACAGATCCTAGTGGTGTTGTGAGGAAGCTGAATAGATAATCCACAAAATCTCCCTCAGCTTCAGCATAGAGTattgttttctttgattttctcACTGTTACCTTTAGGTTTATGCTGGGATTGTGATTTGTCCAGCCTTGATTTTCTGGTCTAAGTTTTGGTGAGAAAGTGCACACACTGTTTGGTCCTCCATTTTCTAAGAATAGGTCGCTAAGTGGAGAATTGGAGATCAATGCTTGCTTTAGCAAgtccaaaatcttaaaaagaaaaaacacaggTATAAGGATAATGTTCATCATAGAAGAAAATTCTCATGTATTCATCAAATAAACAACAACTTTTCATATAAAATGCATGTGAGATGATGTTGAGAATGATGGCTCTTTCAAGGGAGCATAACAGGACATGTTTGTCTAAATATCTGTTAGTCAAGTCGGTCACTAAGAGAAATCTGAATTTTCAGTTCTGATATTACTGATagctctttcaaaagaattcaTAACAGAGATTTAATAATAAGGAAATATCAGTCCAACCCGTGTAAGATTTCCAATCCAAAAAGAAGATGGATTTATagatattttctttcttattcaTGTTCAACTTTCTTATGATATAAGACGACTTAGTGGTGTGCTAATTAAGGAACTTAAGAAAAGATAATCAGATTTAACGTACTGACATAAAAACAGATAAATGCAAGTCCTTAAacggatcttgaccaacatgAACTTTTTCTCACATTGTTCATCTTATACCAGTTAGTAGTATATGTTCTAAATTCTAATTAACTAATTCCAGcgcaaaattcaaaatttattaactaACTTTCATATGGTAGTCTACAACTACCACACCAAATGAATTAGTCTGCAACATTACCTCCTTTTTGCCAACATTAAGGTGCTTCTTTATCAACCTGTGAAAGCTTTTGTAGCCAAGTTGGAGAAGTTGATGAACAGTGTTACCAGGAGAGCTTTGCAGCACCTTTAAATCATCAAAGATCAAGTACATGGTTTGGCCCTTAACAAAAACACCATCTCCATTATTAGTTTCTTCATCAGATTCTCCATGCAGCTTCATTTCTTTGTTCATCAACTTCCCACAGTGGCATGTAGCCTCAGAAAAAGTACTCAAGAACCAATCACCACCCTTTCTGCACCTGTTGCTGCACATGAAGTACTTCATAGGCTTTGCACCATCCAAGTTCAGCTTCAGTTTCTGGCAAAGTGCTTCACAAGGGTTGCGTGGAAAAAGCAACATTTTCTTGCAAATGGGGTTCCAGAAAACATCATCACCAGAATTTTCCAAGCTCTGGTACAAGTTGTTCATGCAACCAATCTCTTCTACTTCATCGTAGCCTTGGTTGTTTGACACAAGCCTTGTGATAGTTCCCAGTGGAAGGGTGAGAAAACTGAACAAAATGTCTGTGAAGTCTCCACTTGCTTCAGCAACAACCACACGGTTTCTTTCTCTATCCACCAAAAGAGTCAAAGGGAGCTTTGGTTCTTGCTCGGAAGCCATGCAAAATAACGTATAAAAATCAAAGGAATTTGTGCAAAGAGTGTGGTGATTTCTCTTTGGGTTGTTGTTTTTGGAATTGCTATGTGATGCCTGGTTAGTTATTAGTGGTGTTGGGTTTCAAATTGCAATGATGAGAAGAAGGAAACAAGGGAGAAGTTTCCTTTGTTAGCCAGAATTAAAAGGACAattcatgtttttgttgttttgtgaTATGAAAAAACGAAAGGTCTCACTTTTTGCATGAAAATTGAAATGGTGACTTACACgtaactttcttatttttgtttctatgaACAAAGTTAAATGAAGTAACTGAAGTCTTTTTGGATTGCATTAATTTGATTAGTATTTTTAGAGCATAAAAGAAGTGTATGGAAGTGAAGGGACTGATATTCCAGAATATGAGTgcagtaaaaaaaagaaaaattatttagatgATATcaggttataaaaaaaattgtcaaaatttatttattataaaattatttttcaaaaattaaactagtgttatgaaataaagcaaaTAACATAGAGGATGACgacagataatagagaagagaagaaacgaGAGAGAATAGAggatgagagaatagggagcaactgatctgtgtattattattgataggaagagtcctattatagatacaatatgtaatccataaaggaaacaaatcaacctagttaatacaaatatttaccataaagagtaatgaatcatatgagtaaatgtatcaaatcaatggacaatcattaattcataacactccccttgagtgtccattgataaagaatgtgcctcgttaaaaccttactaggaaaaaccctttgggataaaaaaacctagtgaaggaaaaagagtacaacattctgtattctttaatacaatattgtttatcacatattctatttctcccccttatgtaaacttacatcattaaggtgacagagtccgaatttgtgagtcatttgctcaaaagtttttcttggcaaaaactttataaatagacttgtcatattttcagatgaacgaatttttggatatctatatcatcctttcaattgaacaatatactattgtcttcatatatggttgttgattccatctttctcggggatagtcacaagtttcttacacatgttaaattataaaccttaaccaaacatattcacaactttcctcgtaattttgtatgattagacgatgttgctactatggtttgtttcatataccttaatgaaaccattgtgctaccacatttgaacaaacatcttgtttgtgatcaaccattgtgacattgtaagaatatgtaaaataacatgcatatccataacccattggtctgaatttgaatcatttggatggaatatattcgtagtacccttaaagtaacgaagtatatgttttactccaaaccattttcttcttgtagttgaagaactatatcttgcttaacaaatttatagcaaatgcaatattagatcgagtataattcgcaagatacattagtgtttctatgacactaagatatggtgcttctagaccaaaaagattttcatcattttcttgaggtctaagaagagtctttatcaacatctaacgacctcacaactattggagtgcataatgaacatgacttgtccatttagaacattttaagcaccttaatcatataagcctcttgacgtataaaaatacttttatttaaatactcaatttctaatttcaaataagattttgcccttcaaagatcattcatctcaaattctttcaattgCCTTGTGAGCTTATTAGTAGTTTCAACGACGTTTacgtcatctacataaacaataattatggcaaattcattatttggatcttttcatataaatacaagaccaaataggatcattttttatatccttcttttaataagtactcaataagacggttatgccacacacgtcttgatttctttaatcaataaaagagcatgttcaattttattgaataaccctcttaagaatttgtcttgttgggcaaataaaatccttcagggattttcatataaatatgattctcaaaagaatcgtacgaataggttgtaacatcattcattagatgtaaatgcaaaccttgttgtgcaactaggataatcgaatattgcaatgttgttgcatccaatactagtgaatatgttttttcacaaatcaatacaaggttttgtgaacaaccttgagcaaccaattgtgctttgtatctaacaatttcatcattcttaatttgatttttgcgcaaaaattcatatgtacccaacgggtttcataacttcaggtgtgcgaactatatgttcaaaaaacctttcgtttagcaaacaaatataattatgcttctttgcatattttcattttggccaatcttttctttgccgacaatcttcaatgatcattgcttattgatcctcattgtcattcatagcattcatcgctatgttataagtaaaagtttcgtcaatgttaactttattttggttccatattatatgattcatgacataatttattgagatctcatcattttcaaccatttcaggtacctgaggttcttcttgaaccgaaccattaattatgtcaaatgaatcttttgggatttcaaccttttcgattaggttattttgcatattagccccctttctcattcaagagtttttatctttggaaccaataggtctaccacgcttcaaacgtgttcacatgagtttttaaccctttttttttcgcatcataataaatgatcatgtcaaacaaggcaatcattttgatttgtaaacttctggtttaccatgacatgcatttaaattgtactaataaacttgtagtacaaactataagagaatgttgataatttctccaatacactttctttttcaactcaatcatagagatataaagatatttcatatctttttcattgtttgtctcaatataatatccattcagacaaatatcattgaaacttaataagtttctattcaacttcttggtagaagtatagtaGCTCttttagagtcttcaaatatatttgtagtactataaataatactaacatcgatgtctcacattatcaaacaagagaaaaatttattactct
Coding sequences:
- the LOC114166648 gene encoding uncharacterized protein LOC114166648 encodes the protein MASEQEPKLPLTLLVDRERNRVVVAEASGDFTDILFSFLTLPLGTITRLVSNNQGYDEVEEIGCMNNLYQSLENSGDDVFWNPICKKMLLFPRNPCEALCQKLKLNLDGAKPMKYFMCSNRCRKGGDWFLSTFSEATCHCGKLMNKEMKLHGESDEETNNGDGVFVKGQTMYLIFDDLKVLQSSPGNTVHQLLQLGYKSFHRLIKKHLNVGKKEILDLLKQALISNSPLSDLFLENGGPNSVCTFSPKLRPENQGWTNHNPSINLKVTVRKSKKTILYAEAEGDFVDYLFSFLTTPLGSVLNLMDENFSLGSINNLHKSVKHLNPLWLTNPSATPLLNLRVAPQFGLKKQPTKLCEEHTPCYWYGTGVIKNHICYGTGNGVISKDHSLIQHPVAMKHFDPRSSDGTKESALGFVRRPSLFVVWNDLQVTPLVRTSSVSFLQKLNVPLDDLEQHELRIEETEALNLLGASLTCKAALTEGLFYLLKPKKQAKA